One genomic window of Methanosarcina acetivorans C2A includes the following:
- a CDS encoding IS481-like element ISMac4 family transposase: MKLNGKKIRWIIAQKSKGESTSTIAEIQGISARRVQQIYKEYVETGQLPQVGINLGRPKNPLSSSDKELIDQTYSDYKFGACYLEILIEGKYNRKISHNRIHNYLLSMDLAKENRKKKQRRKWCRYEREHSMSAAHIDWHENPLLGLQVCAILDDSSRMIIAGGEYVHCNTENTIKVIDELVKEYWDIYPLRELIMDHGSEFGAHRINKDGSWDSDFKRCIEELGIKPILARVRHPQTNGKIEKWFDTYQRFRGEFESFEEFVQWYNKRPHGALKLEQLESPQEAFWNRLPVEAKFRIGVRLFGW, translated from the coding sequence GTGAAACTTAATGGAAAAAAGATACGTTGGATCATTGCTCAAAAATCGAAAGGTGAATCTACCTCGACGATAGCTGAGATCCAGGGGATCTCAGCCCGTCGAGTTCAGCAGATCTACAAAGAATACGTTGAAACTGGTCAGCTTCCTCAAGTTGGCATTAATCTTGGAAGACCAAAGAACCCCTTATCCTCCTCTGATAAGGAATTGATTGACCAAACTTACTCTGATTATAAGTTTGGAGCCTGTTACCTTGAGATTCTCATCGAAGGCAAATATAATCGTAAGATATCTCATAACAGAATCCATAACTATCTACTTAGCATGGACCTTGCCAAGGAAAACCGAAAAAAGAAACAGAGAAGAAAATGGTGTAGATACGAACGCGAACACAGCATGTCTGCTGCACACATCGATTGGCATGAGAATCCCCTGTTAGGACTGCAAGTCTGTGCCATTCTTGATGATTCATCAAGAATGATAATTGCAGGTGGAGAGTACGTTCATTGCAACACGGAGAACACCATTAAAGTGATTGATGAACTTGTTAAAGAGTACTGGGACATATACCCTTTAAGAGAGCTCATTATGGATCATGGAAGTGAATTCGGAGCTCACAGGATTAATAAGGATGGTTCATGGGATAGTGACTTTAAAAGATGCATTGAAGAACTTGGAATCAAACCAATACTTGCAAGGGTAAGACATCCTCAGACAAACGGAAAAATAGAGAAATGGTTCGATACATATCAAAGGTTTAGAGGAGAGTTTGAATCATTTGAAGAATTCGTACAGTGGTATAACAAGAGGCCTCATGGAGCTTTGAAACTTGAACAGTTAGAATCGCCACAGGAAGCATTCTGGAATAGATTACCAGTTGAGGCAAAGTTCAGAATAGGAGTGAGATTGTTTGGGTGGTGA
- a CDS encoding cation diffusion facilitator family transporter, which produces MGDREKNVGFAASLNILFTIIELIGGILTNSLALLADAMHDFADSLALIVAWFAEKKAKKPATSKMTFGYRRLSLLSAAFATIVLIAGSLFILSQAIPRLLNPEPVNAEGMFLIAIIGVTINGLGYFRLKKGISQNEKILSWHLLEDILGWVVLLIGSVIIGFWNQPIIDPIMTIGFTIFVLWGVFKNAKETFNLLLEGVPEYIDIDEVKESILSVEGTKAVHDLHIWSLEGETDILTAHVVVEDEYLARPDKMRQSIKSRLEKHQIEHSTLELESEGFCSGTECIFELKG; this is translated from the coding sequence ATGGGGGATAGAGAAAAAAATGTGGGATTTGCCGCATCTCTGAACATACTCTTCACAATTATAGAATTAATCGGAGGAATCTTAACAAATAGCCTGGCACTGCTGGCTGATGCGATGCATGATTTTGCTGACAGTTTGGCATTAATAGTTGCATGGTTTGCGGAAAAGAAAGCAAAAAAACCTGCAACGAGTAAGATGACCTTCGGGTATCGGAGGTTATCTCTTTTATCTGCAGCGTTTGCTACCATTGTACTTATAGCCGGGTCTTTGTTTATACTGTCTCAGGCAATCCCGCGCCTGCTCAATCCGGAACCCGTAAATGCCGAAGGAATGTTTTTAATTGCGATCATCGGGGTCACTATAAACGGACTGGGATATTTCAGATTGAAAAAAGGAATTAGCCAGAACGAGAAAATATTATCATGGCATCTTCTGGAAGACATTCTGGGATGGGTAGTCCTGCTCATCGGGTCGGTAATCATAGGCTTCTGGAACCAACCTATCATTGATCCCATAATGACGATAGGGTTCACTATTTTTGTATTATGGGGGGTTTTTAAAAATGCAAAGGAAACATTTAACCTTCTTCTGGAAGGGGTCCCGGAGTATATCGACATTGATGAGGTTAAGGAATCCATCTTATCGGTCGAAGGAACGAAGGCGGTTCATGATCTCCATATATGGTCTCTGGAAGGAGAAACGGATATTTTAACAGCTCACGTTGTTGTGGAAGACGAATATCTGGCAAGACCGGATAAAATGAGACAGTCTATCAAAAGCAGATTAGAGAAACATCAAATAGAACACTCAACGCTTGAACTGGAAAGCGAAGGATTTTGTTCTGGAACGGAATGTATTTTCGAATTGAAAGGATGA
- a CDS encoding ABC transporter permease has product MRNSTYLKMGLNMLLHSKLRSWLTIIGIVIGIGSVVGILSLGEAMEEQVQSRLDEMDLTIITISPGYTRASSNMPGPPRGGGTSTDVELTDDDIKALQGLDGIEYIAGQISGSEPVVYAGENATMTITGVDPQVWQYMTTLETQSGRLLEPSDKYVAVIGSGVATDTYDQEIGVNQVITINGKSVRVVGILTEEGWGDRSIYMPIDTAVNVIDDAEDDVFDTITVKAKSEDLVEGLMEDIEDKLMVSRHIIQEDDQDFSVSASKSMAESVTEMTSSMTLFLGAIAAVSLLVGAVGIANTMFTSVLEKTKEIGTMKAIGAKNKDILMIFLFNSAMVGFVGGVLGVTLGAFVSSGLQAMMGQMTSGSGVSLHLIVEGLVLAITIGIISGVVPAYRASKLKPVDALRYE; this is encoded by the coding sequence ATGAGAAATTCAACCTACCTGAAAATGGGCCTGAACATGCTCCTGCACAGTAAACTCAGGAGCTGGCTGACCATTATCGGGATAGTTATAGGGATCGGGTCTGTTGTTGGTATCCTTTCTCTGGGAGAGGCGATGGAAGAACAGGTGCAGAGCAGACTTGACGAAATGGACCTGACCATAATTACCATTTCCCCCGGATATACCAGAGCATCTTCAAACATGCCAGGCCCCCCCAGGGGTGGAGGCACATCAACTGATGTCGAATTAACCGATGATGATATCAAGGCGCTTCAAGGTCTGGACGGGATCGAATATATAGCCGGGCAGATTTCCGGCAGCGAACCGGTGGTTTATGCAGGGGAAAATGCTACTATGACAATCACAGGAGTGGATCCCCAGGTCTGGCAGTATATGACCACGCTTGAAACGCAATCAGGAAGGCTGCTTGAGCCCTCAGATAAATATGTAGCAGTCATAGGAAGCGGTGTTGCCACTGATACTTATGACCAGGAAATTGGAGTCAATCAGGTAATAACAATCAACGGAAAATCAGTGAGGGTCGTCGGCATCCTTACGGAAGAGGGGTGGGGAGATAGAAGCATCTACATGCCAATAGATACGGCAGTAAACGTAATTGACGATGCAGAAGACGATGTCTTCGATACTATCACGGTAAAAGCCAAGAGTGAAGACCTGGTAGAAGGGCTGATGGAAGATATTGAGGACAAGCTCATGGTCTCAAGGCATATTATTCAGGAAGATGACCAGGACTTCTCCGTAAGCGCTTCAAAGTCGATGGCGGAGTCCGTTACCGAGATGACGAGTTCGATGACCCTCTTCCTCGGAGCAATTGCAGCCGTTTCCCTCCTTGTAGGGGCTGTGGGGATTGCAAACACCATGTTTACCTCTGTCCTGGAAAAGACAAAGGAGATAGGGACTATGAAAGCCATTGGAGCAAAGAACAAAGATATCCTCATGATTTTCCTTTTCAACTCCGCAATGGTAGGCTTTGTTGGAGGTGTCCTGGGAGTTACACTGGGAGCCTTTGTTTCATCCGGGCTTCAGGCAATGATGGGGCAAATGACTTCGGGAAGCGGAGTAAGTCTTCACCTAATAGTTGAAGGCCTGGTCCTTGCAATCACAATAGGTATTATCTCAGGAGTGGTGCCTGCGTACAGGGCCTCGAAGTTAAAGCCAGTAGATGCATTGAGATATGAATAA
- a CDS encoding COG1361 S-layer family protein, with product MKKFSLLTILLLFSAFICLGAVTALGSTGDITSSSLEVSLTNQNPDSARPGEPVELTVSVQNVGTKDAKDITVTVNPEYPFSKISGESLVKTVSYLNARQDDDEGAVLKFKLMTDTNASADTYDIDIVTTYKTGSGSSATTYTTTKTVTIEVRGKEYAQIVTIDKANIDIAKEETLEFIVTNTGTSPLKNMVISWKDPDGVVLPVYSDNTKYIKYLDAGESVTITYSVMADVNADPGLYTLDITLTLEDYDSNEQTINTTAGVFVGGETDFDVSFSESDEGEISLSVANVGNNIAYSVKVSVPDQENYKVSGSSSTIVGNLEKGDYTITTFDVASTQGAVGAEGSTGGPGTAKASTEEGNLTAASVENNPLLVQIEYTDAKGERITVDKEVELEITGGTMGPQTGGPGNSGGITSYLPYIAVIILAGGAFVYRKKIGEKIRERKEKKSGNKKPEGNRITAASKKPEEQKYVNETSKD from the coding sequence ATGAAAAAGTTTTCTTTGCTAACAATTTTGCTGTTGTTTTCAGCGTTCATATGCCTGGGAGCCGTAACAGCCTTAGGGTCTACAGGGGACATAACGTCCTCATCCCTGGAGGTAAGCCTTACTAATCAGAACCCGGACTCTGCTCGCCCAGGAGAACCAGTTGAACTTACCGTTAGCGTGCAGAATGTGGGAACAAAGGATGCAAAAGATATTACGGTCACCGTCAACCCGGAATATCCTTTCAGCAAAATTTCAGGAGAATCCCTTGTAAAGACGGTTTCGTACCTGAATGCCCGGCAGGACGACGACGAGGGAGCTGTTCTCAAATTCAAACTCATGACAGATACCAACGCATCTGCCGATACATACGATATAGACATTGTAACAACCTATAAAACCGGATCAGGATCCTCGGCAACTACATACACCACTACAAAAACTGTCACTATCGAGGTCAGAGGGAAAGAATACGCTCAGATTGTGACCATAGACAAGGCGAATATCGACATTGCAAAAGAAGAAACTCTTGAGTTCATCGTAACGAATACCGGAACATCCCCTCTGAAAAACATGGTGATATCCTGGAAAGACCCTGACGGCGTGGTCCTCCCGGTATATTCGGACAACACCAAGTATATCAAGTATCTGGATGCCGGAGAATCCGTAACTATCACTTATTCAGTAATGGCAGATGTAAACGCGGATCCGGGACTCTACACCCTTGACATAACCCTGACCCTTGAAGACTATGACTCAAATGAACAAACCATCAATACTACAGCAGGAGTTTTCGTGGGCGGTGAAACCGACTTTGACGTTTCGTTCTCGGAAAGCGATGAAGGAGAAATTTCGCTTTCAGTTGCAAACGTGGGCAACAACATCGCATATTCAGTGAAAGTCTCGGTTCCGGACCAGGAAAATTACAAGGTATCGGGGAGTTCCTCAACAATTGTAGGAAATCTTGAGAAAGGAGACTATACAATCACTACCTTTGACGTTGCGAGCACACAGGGTGCCGTAGGAGCTGAAGGTAGTACAGGTGGACCGGGTACTGCAAAAGCAAGTACTGAAGAAGGAAATTTAACCGCTGCCTCCGTGGAAAACAATCCCCTGTTAGTCCAGATTGAATATACGGATGCAAAAGGAGAGAGAATAACCGTCGATAAGGAAGTAGAACTCGAGATTACCGGCGGAACCATGGGTCCACAGACAGGAGGACCTGGCAACAGCGGTGGCATCACTTCGTACCTGCCATATATCGCGGTAATAATACTTGCGGGCGGAGCATTCGTGTACCGGAAGAAAATAGGAGAAAAGATCCGGGAAAGGAAAGAGAAAAAATCCGGAAACAAAAAGCCTGAAGGCAACCGAATAACTGCAGCTAGCAAAAAGCCGGAAGAGCAGAAATACGTCAATGAGACGTCAAAAGACTGA
- a CDS encoding ABC transporter ATP-binding protein — protein MTLTEMIETFKKELNPSKIMDSLEKTASFYDESENDSKASGSWEELQNQERSSAAGFFHSSERSRLTSDEREPLIKLTDVWKIYQMGEVEFAALKGIDLEIYEGEFLVILGPSGSGKSTLMNLLGCLDIPSEGTVYLDSNDISELEESELARIRGQMIGFIFQSFNLIPTLSTEENVLLPLEFQEEDAHLARKKAEYLLDIVGLSNKKTNLPSQLSGGQKQRVAIARSLAVNPPIILADEPTGNLDSKTGDYILEFLDGLHEKEGKTIIIVTHDLDLVKYATRVVYIRDGEIEKIEIRTKKEPSTINESDMN, from the coding sequence ATGACACTTACTGAAATGATAGAGACCTTCAAAAAGGAGCTTAATCCCTCAAAAATTATGGATTCACTTGAAAAAACCGCGAGTTTCTACGATGAATCGGAAAACGATTCAAAGGCAAGTGGTTCATGGGAGGAGCTACAAAACCAGGAAAGAAGTTCAGCCGCTGGTTTTTTCCACAGCTCTGAAAGGAGCAGGCTCACCAGTGACGAAAGAGAACCACTTATCAAACTAACCGATGTCTGGAAAATATACCAGATGGGAGAGGTTGAATTTGCAGCTTTAAAGGGAATAGATCTGGAGATCTACGAAGGAGAATTTCTGGTTATTCTGGGTCCCAGCGGAAGTGGAAAAAGCACACTTATGAACCTGCTGGGCTGTCTTGACATACCTTCAGAGGGCACGGTTTACCTGGATTCAAATGACATCTCAGAACTCGAAGAATCCGAGCTTGCCCGCATCAGGGGACAGATGATTGGCTTTATTTTCCAGAGTTTCAACCTGATTCCCACATTGAGTACGGAAGAAAACGTGCTCTTGCCTCTGGAGTTTCAGGAAGAAGACGCACATTTAGCCCGAAAAAAAGCCGAATATCTGCTTGACATAGTAGGGCTTTCAAACAAGAAAACAAACCTGCCATCCCAGCTCTCTGGCGGGCAGAAGCAAAGGGTTGCCATAGCCCGGTCCCTGGCTGTGAACCCGCCTATAATCCTGGCAGACGAGCCTACGGGAAACCTGGACAGCAAGACCGGAGATTACATCCTGGAATTTCTGGACGGATTGCATGAAAAGGAAGGCAAGACGATTATCATTGTGACCCATGACCTGGACCTGGTAAAATATGCAACAAGAGTTGTGTACATCAGAGACGGTGAAATCGAAAAAATTGAAATACGCACGAAAAAAGAACCAAGTACGATAAACGAATCGGATATGAATTGA
- a CDS encoding MATE family efflux transporter, translating to MKTETKNMEEKSEFLGKESTGKLLFKLSTPVVIGMLVQAIYNVVDTFFVGVAYGTESVQAIGGLSIAFPVQMIIMAFGIVLGTGGSSIISRALGARENKKAERTLGNVFSLSLILSMLIAVPCLFYLEPILRVFGATPGVLPYARDYLNIIILGGIFFVFGVAVQNIVRSEGNARLAMNAMLIGGGLNILLDPVFMFGFGMGVKGAAIATVLAQAVASVFLLLYYLKGMGSVHFRSETLKPDLKIIKEIGAIGTGSFVMESASSLMMIFVYNALADYGGDVAIAVFGITMKINSFIFLPLLGMAFGLQPIVGFNYGAKKYGRIVEAVKLALVAATTFGLLGLLIVYLFAEKLLIIFSADPEYLELGKIAARIMFLGTPLIGLNVVTTILFQALGKARPAFILSVSRQLLFLIPAVVLLPRFYALNGVWAAFPVSDLLAFMLSGFMLIRIYRIFRKNKTSSKVATELEVTDKPLHI from the coding sequence ATGAAGACAGAGACGAAAAACATGGAAGAAAAAAGTGAGTTTCTGGGAAAAGAGAGTACAGGAAAACTCCTGTTCAAACTCTCAACTCCTGTGGTAATAGGAATGCTGGTGCAGGCCATCTACAATGTTGTAGACACCTTTTTCGTAGGAGTGGCTTATGGAACGGAAAGTGTCCAGGCCATTGGTGGGCTTTCGATAGCTTTTCCGGTCCAGATGATAATAATGGCTTTTGGAATCGTTCTCGGGACAGGAGGCTCCTCCATAATCTCCCGTGCCCTTGGAGCAAGGGAAAACAAAAAAGCTGAGAGAACTCTTGGAAACGTTTTTTCCCTGAGTTTAATTTTAAGTATGCTTATAGCCGTCCCCTGCCTTTTCTATCTTGAACCGATTCTAAGAGTATTCGGAGCAACTCCCGGAGTCCTGCCATATGCGAGAGATTATCTTAACATTATAATTTTGGGAGGAATTTTCTTTGTATTCGGAGTGGCTGTTCAGAATATTGTCAGGTCCGAAGGAAACGCCCGCCTTGCAATGAATGCCATGCTTATAGGAGGCGGCCTCAACATTTTACTTGATCCGGTCTTCATGTTTGGTTTCGGGATGGGGGTTAAGGGTGCTGCAATTGCAACCGTACTGGCCCAGGCCGTAGCTTCAGTCTTTCTCCTGCTATACTACCTTAAAGGAATGGGGTCTGTTCATTTCAGGTCAGAAACCTTGAAACCGGACCTGAAAATCATTAAGGAAATCGGAGCTATCGGTACCGGGTCCTTCGTGATGGAAAGTGCGAGCAGTTTGATGATGATTTTCGTGTACAATGCGCTTGCAGATTACGGCGGGGATGTAGCAATTGCCGTTTTTGGCATAACAATGAAAATTAATTCCTTCATCTTCCTGCCCCTCCTGGGTATGGCTTTTGGCCTGCAACCGATTGTCGGGTTTAACTACGGAGCAAAGAAATATGGAAGAATAGTCGAAGCCGTAAAACTGGCTTTAGTAGCTGCAACGACCTTTGGGCTTCTTGGATTGCTTATCGTTTACCTCTTTGCAGAAAAACTTCTCATCATTTTCAGTGCAGATCCCGAATATTTGGAGCTTGGGAAAATTGCTGCAAGGATTATGTTCCTGGGAACGCCTTTGATAGGTTTGAATGTAGTTACAACCATCCTGTTCCAGGCACTTGGAAAAGCCAGACCTGCATTCATTCTTTCTGTTAGTCGACAGCTTCTCTTCCTGATTCCTGCCGTTGTCCTTCTTCCCCGTTTCTATGCTCTAAACGGGGTCTGGGCAGCCTTTCCGGTTTCAGACTTACTGGCGTTCATGCTTTCCGGGTTCATGCTTATCAGGATATACAGGATTTTCAGAAAGAATAAAACCTCTTCAAAAGTTGCCACAGAGTTGGAAGTGACAGATAAGCCGTTACACATCTGA
- a CDS encoding MarR family winged helix-turn-helix transcriptional regulator, producing the protein MADPKEIFGPIVHIYRTHLEYMAKELEVYRIGSGQYDFLMVLYHKDGISQENLARMLKVSKATSTRAIQNLEKEGYVYREKDENDLRAYKVYLTDKGKEMRGVIFEKLVSFIDVLFSDFTPEEKEIFRLLAHKAALKFFEPGFEPPSEKPD; encoded by the coding sequence ATGGCAGACCCAAAAGAAATATTCGGCCCGATTGTCCACATCTACCGGACCCATCTAGAGTACATGGCAAAAGAACTCGAAGTTTACAGGATTGGAAGCGGGCAATATGATTTTTTAATGGTTTTATACCACAAAGACGGCATCTCTCAGGAAAACCTTGCAAGAATGTTGAAAGTAAGCAAAGCGACAAGCACAAGGGCAATCCAGAACCTGGAAAAAGAAGGGTATGTGTACAGGGAAAAGGACGAAAATGACCTTCGGGCTTACAAAGTTTACCTGACAGATAAAGGGAAAGAAATGAGAGGTGTGATTTTTGAAAAACTGGTTTCTTTTATTGATGTCCTTTTTTCGGATTTTACACCGGAAGAAAAAGAAATTTTCAGACTACTGGCCCATAAAGCTGCATTAAAATTTTTCGAACCCGGGTTTGAACCCCCATCTGAAAAGCCGGATTGA